From the genome of Acidaminococcus sp.:
AAAGGTGCCAATATTACAACCGATGTCCTGCTTAAAATCTGCGAGGCCCTTCATTGCCGTGTAGAAGATATTATCGAAACGATCAATGATTAAAAAAAGGACTCCATGTAAACTGATATAGTCTGCATGGAGTCCTTTTCTCACATAAACCATGAACGATTACCAAACTATTGAACGGTGGTCTTTTATCCTATCGTTCAGATGTTGTGCATTTATGACTTTAGAAAGAATATTCCTGAATACACAGATATTCTTTTTAGGGGAAAATAAAAAATGAGCCTTCGAAGGAAAATCCTTCAGAAGCCCATATATCAAGCCGTTTTTACTGTTTGGGGTGCGGAAAATTTTTTTATCAATACGGAAAGGCTTATTTCAATGTAAATCATTTTCACTTTTCCAAGATATGTCTCCTGAAGAAGTTTCAAAGCATCCAGGTTATCCCCTTCAATATAGATATTTTCCGAATCAATACCGCCGGGAGTTCCATCTTTTCCCACCGATTTTTCTCGATTGAAGCGAAGCGTTTTAGCAATGGGCTGGTTTGCAAGAAGGATAGCTTTTTTCTTATCAGGCCACGTAAATTGATATCTTTCCTGTCCTTCATCCACTACCTGAGCATTAATCTCCTGCATCAGTACGGCCTTATTTATGGCCCTTACGACATTACCATTATCATCAATCGTTTCAGTAACAGCATCTGGAAATAGCTCTGCCAATTTTTTGAAATTTTCTTTTGCCAAATCAGGCGTATGCATCTTAAGCTTTTCCATTTTTAATTTCCTCCAGTTCCTTCTTATAGCCTTTCAGTCTTGTATAAAGTTCAAATTTTTTCTTTGGCTGTCGCTCTTTCCACGTAAGAGCTTCCATTTTTTTTATTTGTTCGTTCAGCACTTCAATCTGTTCCTGGCGTTTTAGTCTTTCTGCAATATTCATACTATCCGGAACTGCTTCTTCATTTATCAGAGCAACCTGCTCGACGAAGTGGTTCCAAATATCATCCAGTGAAAACCCTTCTACAGCTATTTTTACTTCTGATTCTTGTTTCCAATTTGTCTGATATAGTTTTCCCTGATACAGCGCACACTGTCTTTCGTCGTTATAAGAAAGAATAAATAACAGTTTATGCGGATTTTGTCTTGCAATGATTTCAAGCGTTTTTTTGTCATAGTTGTTCTTTTTCAGTTCAATCAGCATGACAATAATCTCTTTGATGTCAGACTCACGCTCAAGGTTTAAGTTTTCCTTAGTCAAAATGTATTCAACATATAATCGACTGATATCAGAAACAAATTCATCCTTCAACTTCACTGGTAAAGACAAATGCTTGTAAAATGCCTCCTTCGGCATTTTCCTGTGAACATAGGTAGTTTTGGGAAACTCAATCATGACGTCACCACCATAAAACAAATCAGCTCAAAATCGCTAAGTCCTGAAATTTTTTCTGTTTGAAAAGTAGTCATTCCAGGTGAAAAGAAACTGTCAATATCTTCTTCGTTTTTCACATCGATAATTGACTCAATAGCATCTTCAAGGAGCCCTGAAATTTTGCGCATATCTTTGCCGTTTTTCGTCTTACGATTGAACAACCGGCAGATTGTTTCATCGGGAGCATCCTTCCCACGTGCCAAAACACGCATCACATCCAGTGTATCTTTTACCTGTAAATGATTTGTGATAATTTCTCCGTCCATTCCCACATAGACGAGATAAAAGGGATGGAGACGATTTTTGTGATCGATATTAATATTTTCATTGACATTTTTCAGGACAAAAATGACGCCTGGCTTTTCACCCCGAACTACCGCATGGATACCGAAAGGAACATGGTCAATATCCGGATGTGTCTTCATATACGCCAGCAAATCCATCCGAAAATCATTTAAACCGAGATCTACAATAGAAACTCCGCTGTTCATATCCTCCAAATCGACAACTTCTTCTTGAAGTTTTTTCAGTTGAGCCTTCCTGTATTCAAGGTCTCCTTTTTCTTCGGGATTAATCAGGTTATCATCACCTGTTGAGGTCATGACCGAAATTTTCATTCGTGTTTCAACGCGCGCTTTAAGATTGATATACTCATCAAGATCCAAATCAGGCCAGAAGTTAACGAGTTGAATCACACTGTTTTTACTTCCGATACGGTCAATACGGCCGAACCGCTGAATGATGCGGACAGGATTCCAATGAATATCATAATTGATGCAGTAGTCACAATCCTGCAGGTTTTGCCCTTCAGAAATACAGTCTGTTGCAATCAAAATGTCAATATCATCATGATCATCCGGATAAATAAAATCACGCTCTTTTGAAATCGGAGA
Proteins encoded in this window:
- a CDS encoding DUF4391 domain-containing protein, whose protein sequence is MIEFPKTTYVHRKMPKEAFYKHLSLPVKLKDEFVSDISRLYVEYILTKENLNLERESDIKEIIVMLIELKKNNYDKKTLEIIARQNPHKLLFILSYNDERQCALYQGKLYQTNWKQESEVKIAVEGFSLDDIWNHFVEQVALINEEAVPDSMNIAERLKRQEQIEVLNEQIKKMEALTWKERQPKKKFELYTRLKGYKKELEEIKNGKA